In Streptomyces canus, one DNA window encodes the following:
- a CDS encoding LacI family DNA-binding transcriptional regulator, which yields MAATGPGRPRRGPGMTEVARAAGVSQKTVSRVVNGEPHVSPEVRDRVLRAVQELGYRPNNAARALLLGRYRRIGVVSLGSALYGPSTLLLALERAMHRAGYSFALAGTLEGQPIQVAVEALLEQGVDGIVLSEPIDDGAPLRLSADVPVVSLGQGVEVGQGRSAVVGADGLVAARTATEHLLSLGHRTVWHIPGPYDWWAARDRVGGWREALAAAGAPEPPLPVEGDWSPASGYAAGRQLAGLSDVTAVFAANDDMAIGALRAFAEAGLSVPDDVSVVGFDDIPAAAYLSPPLTTVRQDFTAVAGRAVDVLIAMIEGGPAPAERTDIPVELAVRASSGPVREPAPPLR from the coding sequence ATGGCGGCCACCGGACCCGGACGTCCGCGGCGGGGCCCCGGCATGACCGAGGTCGCGCGAGCCGCCGGTGTCTCGCAGAAGACCGTGTCGCGGGTCGTCAACGGCGAACCGCACGTCAGCCCGGAGGTACGCGACCGCGTGCTCCGGGCCGTACAGGAGCTGGGGTACCGCCCGAACAACGCGGCGCGCGCCCTGCTCCTCGGCCGCTACCGGCGGATCGGCGTCGTCTCGCTCGGCAGCGCGCTCTACGGCCCCTCCACCCTGCTCCTCGCCCTGGAACGAGCCATGCACCGGGCGGGCTACTCCTTCGCCCTGGCCGGAACCCTGGAAGGACAGCCGATCCAGGTCGCCGTGGAGGCACTGCTGGAACAGGGCGTGGACGGGATCGTCCTGTCCGAGCCGATCGACGACGGCGCCCCGCTGCGGCTCAGCGCGGACGTGCCGGTGGTCAGCCTCGGCCAAGGCGTCGAGGTCGGCCAGGGCAGGAGTGCCGTCGTCGGCGCCGACGGGCTCGTGGCCGCACGGACCGCCACCGAACACCTGCTGTCCCTGGGCCACCGTACGGTCTGGCACATCCCGGGACCGTACGACTGGTGGGCCGCGCGTGACCGCGTGGGCGGCTGGCGGGAGGCCCTCGCCGCCGCCGGTGCCCCCGAGCCCCCGCTGCCGGTCGAGGGCGACTGGAGCCCGGCCTCCGGGTACGCGGCCGGACGCCAGCTGGCGGGGCTCTCCGACGTCACCGCCGTGTTCGCCGCCAACGACGACATGGCGATCGGGGCGCTACGGGCGTTCGCCGAGGCGGGCCTGTCCGTCCCCGACGACGTCAGCGTCGTCGGCTTCGACGACATCCCCGCGGCCGCCTATCTCTCCCCGCCCCTGACCACCGTCCGCCAGGACTTCACCGCGGTCGCCGGCCGGGCCGTCGACGTGCTCATCGCCATGATCGAAGGCGGCCCGGCACCGGCCGAACGCACCGACATACCCGTCGAGTTGGCCGTACGGGCCTCCAGCGGACCGGTACGCGAACCCGCACCACCCCTGCGCTGA